One region of Phaeocystidibacter marisrubri genomic DNA includes:
- a CDS encoding TatD family hydrolase — protein sequence MQFIDTHTHLFHSQFDGDRKEVMQRAIQSGVKRVLLPNIDVSTYDQMMAMVRDYPGVAFPMMGIHPTHVGEDREEQLQAVEVAFDQNPEAFVAVGEIGIDLYWEKDKLAWQQEAFARQIDVALKHDKPIVIHARDSFNEIFEIVEEKQNGELKGVLHCFTGNLEQAQRCLQLGLHLGIGGVATFKNGGLDAVLPHMPTDKLVLETDSPYLAPVPYRGKRNESSYVPIVAQRVAELTGLKLTEVAAITTENAEKLFNLPQQK from the coding sequence ATGCAGTTTATCGATACCCATACCCACCTTTTTCACTCGCAATTTGACGGTGATAGAAAAGAGGTGATGCAACGCGCCATACAAAGTGGTGTGAAGCGTGTATTATTGCCCAACATCGATGTCAGCACGTACGATCAGATGATGGCGATGGTGCGTGACTATCCCGGTGTGGCCTTCCCAATGATGGGGATACATCCCACACATGTTGGAGAAGATAGAGAAGAGCAACTTCAAGCGGTTGAGGTTGCTTTTGATCAGAATCCTGAAGCCTTCGTTGCCGTGGGTGAAATTGGAATTGACCTTTATTGGGAAAAGGATAAACTAGCTTGGCAGCAAGAGGCCTTTGCCCGTCAGATTGATGTCGCCCTCAAGCACGATAAGCCCATTGTTATTCATGCTAGAGATTCCTTCAACGAGATATTTGAAATTGTTGAGGAGAAACAAAACGGTGAACTGAAAGGGGTGCTTCATTGTTTTACTGGGAATTTAGAACAGGCCCAACGTTGTTTGCAATTGGGATTACACTTGGGTATTGGAGGAGTGGCAACCTTCAAGAATGGAGGGTTGGATGCGGTTTTACCGCATATGCCTACCGACAAGCTCGTGTTGGAAACTGACAGTCCGTATTTGGCACCCGTTCCCTATCGCGGCAAGCGCAACGAAAGTAGCTATGTTCCCATAGTAGCTCAACGAGTGGCCGAACTCACGGGGTTAAAACTGACCGAGGTGGCAGCCATTACAACGGAGAATGCAGAGAAACTCTTTAACCTTCCCCAGCAGAAATGA
- a CDS encoding asparaginase: protein MSADKPRILLFYTGGTIGMVRGAGGELKPFNFEHLLEQVPELSQLNCEIETTSFEHPVDSSVMKPSHWVEMADIIEKSYDDFDGFVILHGSDTMAYTSSALSFILENLAKPVILTGSQLPIGMLRSDARENIITAMEIATARTEEGKPMVPEVAVYFEYVLHRGNRVYKYSSQSFDAFDSPNHPILAESGVDLHIFKDKICKGADAPMKVHRNLETNISVLHFYPGIERDIIEHTLLRGNRKGVILHTFGAGNAPMDPWLDEAIRQAIANGTVVVNVTQCKAGGVDQWKYAAGAHLARLGVISAGDMTLEAAITKTMVLLGEGWTAAEFRVKFESSLCGERSN from the coding sequence ATGAGTGCAGATAAGCCTAGAATCTTATTGTTCTATACAGGAGGTACCATAGGAATGGTGCGAGGTGCGGGTGGAGAGCTCAAGCCGTTCAACTTTGAGCATTTGTTAGAGCAAGTGCCGGAACTGTCTCAGCTCAACTGTGAAATTGAAACCACATCGTTTGAGCATCCGGTTGACTCCAGCGTGATGAAGCCCAGTCATTGGGTTGAAATGGCCGATATCATTGAAAAGTCATACGATGATTTTGATGGATTTGTGATTCTTCACGGAAGCGATACCATGGCGTATACTTCCTCAGCTTTGAGCTTCATATTGGAGAATTTGGCAAAACCAGTCATATTAACAGGATCGCAATTGCCAATAGGAATGTTGCGTAGCGATGCTCGCGAGAACATCATTACGGCCATGGAAATTGCAACGGCACGGACCGAAGAAGGCAAGCCGATGGTGCCAGAAGTTGCTGTTTATTTTGAATATGTATTGCACCGAGGCAATCGTGTGTATAAGTATTCCTCTCAAAGTTTTGATGCTTTTGATAGTCCGAATCACCCCATTTTGGCTGAGTCGGGTGTCGATCTTCACATTTTTAAAGATAAAATTTGCAAGGGAGCAGACGCCCCGATGAAAGTGCATCGAAATCTCGAAACAAACATATCTGTGCTTCACTTTTATCCTGGTATTGAGCGAGATATCATTGAGCACACCCTGTTAAGAGGGAATAGGAAAGGGGTCATTTTGCACACCTTTGGAGCAGGGAACGCTCCTATGGATCCGTGGTTGGATGAGGCTATTCGTCAAGCCATTGCCAACGGTACCGTTGTGGTAAACGTAACACAGTGTAAGGCAGGAGGCGTAGATCAATGGAAATACGCTGCAGGTGCGCATCTAGCACGATTAGGGGTAATCAGTGCTGGCGATATGACACTAGAAGCTGCTATCACTAAAACAATGGTATTGTTAGGTGAAGGATGGACCGCAGCGGAATTCCGCGTAAAATTTGAGAGTTCTCTTTGTGGAGAACGTTCAAATTAA
- a CDS encoding MotA/TolQ/ExbB proton channel family protein: MRRVLSLLVLAGMLSFGTANAQDEMSSSQEQTEQADASMASGDSSSSAEAAEAPMEEAAAPAETSAPAPAQEEEYTQVLRRYFIEGGAGFMGIVLVALILGLAIVIERILYLTFSISNNDRLLRKVEEALNSGGVEAAKEVCRGERGPVATIFYEGLDHYDEGIEMVDKSIISVGSVEQGKLDKGVSWISLFIALAPMLGFMGTVIGMIQAFDAIEAAGDINPSLVAGGIKVALLTTVFGLIVAIILQIFYNLIVAMIDNIVNKMEDASISFLDLIIEFEKKNK, encoded by the coding sequence ATGAGAAGAGTACTTTCTTTGTTGGTTCTAGCCGGAATGTTGAGTTTCGGTACGGCCAATGCTCAAGATGAAATGTCATCATCACAAGAGCAAACAGAACAAGCTGACGCATCTATGGCATCTGGGGATAGCTCCTCATCTGCAGAAGCTGCTGAAGCACCTATGGAAGAAGCGGCAGCCCCAGCTGAAACTTCTGCCCCAGCTCCTGCACAAGAAGAAGAATACACGCAAGTATTGCGTCGTTACTTCATCGAAGGTGGCGCTGGCTTTATGGGAATCGTATTGGTAGCCTTGATTCTTGGTCTTGCGATCGTAATCGAGCGTATCCTTTACTTGACATTCTCTATTTCTAACAACGACCGTCTACTTCGCAAAGTAGAAGAGGCTTTGAACTCAGGTGGTGTTGAAGCAGCTAAAGAAGTTTGCCGTGGCGAACGAGGACCAGTTGCAACCATCTTCTACGAAGGTTTGGATCACTACGACGAAGGCATCGAAATGGTTGATAAATCAATCATCTCTGTAGGTTCCGTTGAACAAGGTAAACTCGACAAGGGTGTATCTTGGATTTCATTGTTTATCGCCTTGGCTCCAATGCTTGGTTTCATGGGTACGGTAATCGGTATGATCCAGGCGTTCGACGCGATTGAAGCAGCGGGTGATATCAACCCATCCCTAGTAGCGGGTGGTATTAAGGTGGCACTTTTGACAACCGTATTCGGTTTGATCGTAGCCATCATCCTTCAGATCTTCTACAACTTGATTGTAGCGATGATCGACAATATCGTTAACAAAATGGAAGACGCTTCCATTTCATTCCTTGATCTTATCATCGAATTCGAAAAGAAAAATAAGTAA
- a CDS encoding ExbD/TolR family protein has protein sequence MARKKREIAEINAGSMADIAFLLLIFFLVTTTMDIDKGLNRLLPPIEEDKPEIQDQIKEKNIFVVVINANNQLLVENEYMEISELRESAMEFIDNNGDGSCMECGGDQSPTSSDNPKKAIISISSDRGTSYDMYVSVTNELMAAYHELRDDLCMRKWGKDYDTIKEEAKDAEDDSEAKDRYKYVQEVYPLLLSEAEPKSVG, from the coding sequence ATGGCAAGAAAAAAACGCGAAATAGCAGAGATCAACGCCGGCTCGATGGCCGATATCGCGTTCTTGCTTCTGATCTTCTTCCTCGTTACGACTACGATGGATATTGATAAGGGTTTGAATCGTCTCTTGCCTCCAATTGAGGAAGATAAGCCGGAAATTCAAGATCAAATCAAAGAGAAGAATATCTTCGTCGTGGTAATCAACGCCAACAACCAATTGTTGGTGGAGAACGAATACATGGAAATTTCAGAGTTGCGTGAAAGTGCAATGGAATTCATCGACAACAACGGTGATGGAAGTTGTATGGAATGTGGCGGAGATCAGAGTCCAACCTCGTCAGACAATCCTAAGAAGGCGATTATCTCTATTTCGAGTGACCGTGGTACTTCTTATGATATGTACGTTTCTGTAACCAATGAGCTCATGGCAGCTTACCACGAATTGCGCGATGACTTATGCATGCGCAAATGGGGTAAAGACTATGATACCATTAAGGAAGAGGCAAAAGACGCTGAGGACGACTCAGAGGCAAAAGACCGCTACAAGTACGTTCAAGAAGTTTATCCATTGCTCCTTTCAGAAGCAGAACCTAAAAGCGTAGGATAA
- a CDS encoding ExbD/TolR family protein has translation MSHIKKEKARETPAVSTASLPDIVFMLLFFFMVATTMREVELKVTVGKPSATEIQKLERKDLVCYVYVGAPKTDYQAKFGTEPRVQLDDQIAAVSEVGFFVTQVRSDIAEAEQSKMTVSIKADGNVKMGLISDIKQELRQVNALLINYSTQPVVDAEKMFESNM, from the coding sequence ATGTCACACATTAAGAAAGAAAAAGCCAGAGAAACCCCTGCGGTTTCTACCGCGTCCCTTCCGGATATCGTGTTCATGCTTTTGTTCTTCTTCATGGTGGCTACTACCATGCGTGAGGTTGAATTGAAAGTGACGGTAGGTAAGCCTAGCGCAACAGAAATTCAGAAGCTAGAACGTAAAGATTTGGTTTGTTACGTTTACGTTGGTGCTCCTAAAACGGATTACCAAGCAAAGTTCGGTACTGAGCCTCGTGTTCAGCTAGACGATCAAATTGCAGCAGTGAGTGAAGTTGGGTTCTTTGTAACTCAAGTTCGTTCTGACATTGCAGAAGCGGAACAATCAAAAATGACCGTTTCCATCAAAGCTGATGGCAACGTGAAGATGGGCCTCATCTCGGATATCAAACAAGAACTCCGTCAGGTGAATGCCTTATTGATTAACTATTCGACTCAGCCGGTGGTAGACGCCGAAAAGATGTTCGAATCGAATATGTAA
- a CDS encoding CPBP family intramembrane glutamic endopeptidase yields the protein MQRGIFTQLSIGSQILLAILIGMVSQFIVLAGLSSFPSTLEWTVVRQVLNMTMVFLMPPLLLLKWRGEDAVHTWNLIPTKSPRDWMVALLGIALLLPLGEYISLLFHSWESAPDWWLEQRELQASSESFIEEMLASKALTQAAVFFALVLLPPFAEEFFFRGTVQRLLYRSMPSWAAITLTAVFFSFAHLQIDNAVSIFLLALGMGLIYHRTHKLWMTIVAHMVFNGITYFSSLGYFDIPQNELTITVCAVVGLALILTAKKSSFTWRPLQQNDPMKD from the coding sequence ATGCAGAGAGGTATTTTCACTCAATTATCGATAGGTAGCCAAATCTTACTGGCCATCTTAATCGGAATGGTGTCGCAGTTCATCGTCTTGGCCGGACTTTCCAGCTTCCCTTCCACGTTGGAATGGACCGTTGTTCGTCAGGTTCTAAACATGACAATGGTATTCCTTATGCCCCCACTTCTCTTGCTGAAATGGCGAGGAGAAGATGCGGTTCACACTTGGAATCTCATACCGACTAAAAGTCCACGCGATTGGATGGTTGCTCTCCTAGGAATCGCGCTTTTGCTTCCATTAGGAGAATATATTTCACTACTCTTCCACTCATGGGAAAGCGCTCCAGATTGGTGGTTAGAACAACGAGAACTCCAAGCTAGCTCTGAGAGCTTCATTGAAGAAATGTTGGCTTCAAAAGCACTCACTCAGGCAGCGGTATTCTTCGCCTTAGTACTTCTTCCACCTTTTGCTGAGGAATTCTTTTTCCGTGGAACGGTTCAACGACTCCTCTATCGATCTATGCCTTCGTGGGCTGCGATCACTTTAACGGCTGTCTTCTTTTCTTTTGCACACCTACAAATTGACAACGCCGTGAGCATCTTCCTTTTGGCCCTAGGCATGGGATTGATCTATCACCGCACCCACAAGCTATGGATGACCATTGTCGCCCACATGGTATTTAACGGGATCACCTATTTCTCTTCCTTGGGCTACTTTGATATTCCTCAGAATGAACTGACTATTACTGTATGTGCTGTGGTGGGACTCGCGCTAATACTAACAGCTAAGAAGAGTTCCTTTACGTGGCGTCCGCTTCAGCAGAATGACCCCATGAAAGACTAG
- the dusB gene encoding tRNA dihydrouridine synthase DusB, whose amino-acid sequence MSESVKIGNVEVGDFPLLLAPMEDVSDPPFRALCKQHGADVMYTEFISSEGLIRDAAKSVQKLDIFEYERPIGIQIFGYDIDSMREAAAICEEANPDIIDINYGCPVKKVSCKGAGAGILRDIPKMVSMTEEIVKAVNKPVTVKTRLGWDENSKYIVEVAERLQDVGIQGLSIHGRTRKQMYKGEADWTLIGDVKNNPRMHIPIFGNGDIDTPEKAVEYRDRYGVDGIMIGRASIGYPWVFNEIKHYMKTGEHLTKPTIKERVEAARKHFEMALEWKGERLAINETRRHYTSYFKGLPNFKEYRTRLVTEDYAEQVFEILNEIEETYVGEAIL is encoded by the coding sequence ATGAGCGAGAGCGTAAAAATAGGGAATGTAGAAGTGGGAGATTTCCCATTGTTGTTGGCTCCTATGGAGGATGTTAGTGATCCTCCTTTTCGTGCCTTGTGTAAGCAGCATGGAGCTGATGTGATGTACACGGAATTCATCTCAAGTGAGGGCCTTATTCGCGATGCGGCGAAGAGTGTCCAAAAACTGGATATTTTCGAGTACGAACGACCTATTGGTATCCAGATTTTTGGGTACGATATCGACAGTATGCGCGAAGCGGCGGCCATCTGTGAAGAGGCTAATCCCGACATCATCGACATCAATTATGGTTGTCCGGTGAAGAAGGTTTCGTGCAAAGGTGCAGGTGCGGGTATCTTGCGCGATATCCCAAAAATGGTTTCCATGACGGAGGAAATCGTCAAGGCTGTAAATAAGCCCGTTACCGTGAAAACTCGTTTGGGCTGGGATGAGAACTCCAAGTATATTGTTGAAGTAGCCGAACGCCTTCAGGATGTGGGTATTCAAGGACTATCTATCCACGGCCGAACCCGCAAGCAAATGTACAAAGGCGAAGCCGATTGGACGCTCATCGGAGACGTGAAGAACAATCCTCGCATGCACATTCCGATCTTTGGGAATGGTGATATAGACACTCCTGAGAAAGCTGTGGAATACCGTGATCGCTATGGGGTTGATGGCATTATGATCGGTAGGGCTTCCATTGGATATCCTTGGGTTTTCAATGAGATTAAGCACTACATGAAAACGGGCGAACACCTCACTAAACCCACCATCAAAGAACGTGTAGAAGCGGCGCGCAAGCATTTCGAGATGGCACTTGAGTGGAAAGGTGAGCGGTTGGCGATCAATGAAACACGTCGCCATTATACCAGCTATTTTAAAGGTCTACCCAACTTCAAGGAATACAGAACTCGCCTAGTGACAGAAGACTATGCGGAGCAGGTATTTGAGATCTTGAACGAAATAGAGGAGACCTACGTAGGGGAAGCAATTCTTTAA
- a CDS encoding ABC transporter permease, which translates to MRLPFHIARRYLFAKKSTNAVNWITGISSLGVMVGTAAMVVVLSAFAGLDTLVRSVYVSFDPDIKVVPATGKFAAWTPDQQDVLLSMDGVKHYSKVVEDKALFRHHEREYIATVKGVDTKYESITDIDSSLTRGHFLSFNKEKHGAVLGYGVSVYLGVSNLASPAPIHVYVPRAGKVDQFNPMGNVRFKLLYPEGIFQVQPEFDAKYVFTSIDFAQQLFDVDTLISGMEIALDSQTHLADFKDELSEKLGEDWKVLDRDDLQVAIFKVLKSEGLITYLVLTFILLVASFGILSSVNILILEKKKDLITLWSMGASEKLLRRIFMAEGLLISIGGAGIGFLLGVIIVFLQQQFGLVSIGAGYIVEYYPVEFRAGDILQVILTILAVGISISWLAVRRLKIEKLKLS; encoded by the coding sequence GTGAGGCTCCCTTTCCACATAGCTCGTCGCTACCTGTTTGCGAAAAAATCGACAAATGCGGTAAACTGGATTACGGGCATTTCTTCTCTTGGCGTAATGGTAGGAACAGCTGCTATGGTAGTCGTTCTGTCGGCCTTCGCCGGATTAGACACCTTGGTAAGAAGCGTCTATGTTTCGTTTGATCCCGACATCAAGGTAGTTCCCGCCACTGGGAAATTTGCAGCTTGGACTCCCGACCAACAGGATGTGCTCCTATCGATGGACGGAGTGAAGCACTATTCAAAAGTGGTAGAAGACAAGGCCCTCTTTCGTCATCATGAAAGAGAATACATTGCCACGGTAAAAGGGGTAGATACAAAGTATGAATCGATCACAGACATTGATTCTTCGCTTACCAGAGGTCATTTTTTGAGTTTCAACAAAGAGAAACATGGTGCCGTACTCGGCTATGGCGTCTCCGTTTATCTCGGCGTTAGTAACCTGGCTTCACCTGCTCCCATTCATGTGTATGTTCCCCGAGCGGGCAAAGTAGACCAGTTTAACCCCATGGGTAATGTTCGATTTAAACTGCTTTATCCAGAAGGCATCTTTCAAGTTCAGCCCGAATTTGATGCTAAGTATGTGTTTACATCCATCGACTTTGCACAGCAACTCTTTGATGTGGACACCTTGATTTCTGGGATGGAAATCGCCCTCGATTCACAAACCCATCTTGCTGATTTTAAGGATGAATTGAGCGAGAAACTCGGTGAAGATTGGAAAGTTTTAGATCGAGATGACCTACAAGTGGCCATTTTCAAAGTACTGAAATCGGAAGGCTTAATCACCTACTTAGTACTCACTTTCATTCTACTCGTCGCGAGTTTTGGCATCCTTTCCTCGGTGAACATCTTGATTCTCGAAAAGAAGAAAGACCTCATTACACTTTGGAGCATGGGGGCATCCGAAAAATTACTCCGAAGGATTTTTATGGCTGAGGGATTACTCATTTCCATAGGAGGAGCGGGAATAGGCTTTCTGCTCGGGGTGATTATCGTTTTTCTCCAACAACAATTTGGACTCGTTTCCATTGGCGCCGGCTACATCGTTGAATACTATCCCGTGGAGTTTCGGGCAGGGGATATTCTGCAAGTCATCCTAACCATTTTAGCGGTAGGAATTAGCATCTCGTGGTTGGCGGTTCGCCGATTAAAGATTGAGAAACTAAAGCTCAGTTAA
- the rbfA gene encoding 30S ribosome-binding factor RbfA, translating to MESTRQKKIARLLERDFGEIFQRLGKDHFPGAMLSVTKVRVTPDLGIARVYISMFPVKDKNELLVWVRHNSAAIRNDLAQRVRHQLRIVPELEFYVDDSLDYQENIDRLLRGEGENPIK from the coding sequence ATGGAAAGTACAAGACAGAAAAAAATAGCGCGCCTTCTCGAGCGCGATTTTGGAGAAATCTTCCAACGTTTGGGCAAAGACCACTTCCCTGGCGCTATGCTTTCAGTTACCAAAGTTCGCGTAACACCCGATTTGGGAATTGCTCGTGTGTACATTTCTATGTTCCCAGTAAAAGACAAGAACGAATTGCTCGTTTGGGTTCGTCACAATTCGGCTGCCATTCGCAATGACTTAGCTCAACGCGTGCGCCATCAATTGCGCATTGTACCCGAGTTGGAATTCTACGTAGACGACTCCTTAGATTATCAAGAAAACATCGATCGTCTTCTTCGAGGTGAAGGAGAGAATCCTATTAAGTGA
- a CDS encoding ABC transporter ATP-binding protein has product MKKYLRVLRFAKPYALNAVANGFFNLLMVIFSFASIGTALPLLEMLFENTSRIEELPEDFSFTTHAKDWVYFQFGQLIDQYGEIKMLGYVAVAGAVMFFFKNLFRYLALWSLAPLRNGVIHDMRRAVHKKCLELPISYFSEKRKGDVLTRMSSDVTELQWSFLTSLEMVVRDPLMIIGTIVLLFTLSTKLTIFVIIVFPLTGLLIAFIGKFLKRASGRAQAQLGFLLSIFEETLTGLRIIKAFRAERTQEGRFDKASGDYTRSMNSTLRTRDLSSPVNEFIGASVIFMIMWYGGIIILDNPADSNSIGLTGAQLMLYIALFYQIIPAFRSLTGAINNIQKGTASAERILEILDAENPITEAKNAVAIDSFKDKISLNNVTFRYDPDGPAVLKNVSFDIEKGKTIALVGSSGSGKTTVSNLIPRYWDVTEGSIRIDGIDIRDAKLASVRGLMGIVNQESILFNDTIRNNIALGKMDATDEEVRKAAEVANALEFIEKMENGFESNIGEGGGKLSGGQRQRMSIARAVLEDPPILILDEATSALDTESERVVQDALNKLMTNRTSLIIAHRLSTIQHADEILVMQDGVVVERGTHDQLLAANGAYANLVNMQSFA; this is encoded by the coding sequence ATGAAAAAGTATCTACGCGTTCTTCGTTTCGCCAAGCCATACGCTCTGAATGCAGTTGCCAACGGTTTCTTTAACCTGTTGATGGTTATCTTTTCTTTTGCCTCCATCGGTACAGCGCTTCCTCTTTTGGAAATGCTTTTCGAGAATACGAGTCGCATAGAAGAACTCCCAGAAGATTTCAGCTTTACAACCCACGCCAAAGATTGGGTATACTTTCAGTTCGGGCAATTGATTGATCAATATGGCGAAATAAAGATGCTGGGCTATGTTGCAGTGGCCGGTGCTGTCATGTTCTTTTTCAAGAACCTGTTCCGCTATTTGGCACTTTGGTCTCTAGCGCCACTTCGCAACGGCGTTATTCACGACATGCGCCGCGCGGTGCACAAGAAGTGTCTGGAATTGCCTATTTCTTACTTCAGCGAGAAGAGAAAAGGAGATGTTCTAACGCGAATGAGTTCCGATGTTACTGAATTGCAGTGGAGTTTCCTCACATCTTTGGAGATGGTGGTTCGCGATCCGTTGATGATTATCGGAACTATCGTTCTGTTGTTCACCTTGAGTACGAAGCTCACCATATTTGTAATTATTGTTTTTCCACTTACCGGTTTGCTCATCGCTTTCATCGGAAAGTTTTTGAAACGCGCATCGGGTAGAGCACAAGCTCAATTAGGATTCTTACTTTCCATTTTTGAGGAGACCTTAACGGGATTGCGAATCATCAAAGCATTCCGTGCGGAGCGTACTCAGGAAGGTCGGTTTGACAAGGCAAGTGGAGATTACACGCGCTCTATGAATTCCACACTTCGCACTCGTGATTTGAGTTCACCTGTGAATGAGTTCATCGGTGCCTCTGTGATTTTCATGATCATGTGGTACGGTGGCATCATCATTTTGGATAATCCTGCTGATTCAAATTCCATCGGACTCACTGGTGCGCAGCTCATGTTGTACATCGCCTTGTTCTACCAAATCATCCCTGCTTTTAGGAGTCTTACGGGAGCCATCAACAACATTCAGAAAGGTACTGCTTCAGCCGAGCGAATTCTCGAGATATTGGATGCGGAGAACCCCATTACAGAAGCGAAGAATGCCGTTGCGATCGATTCGTTTAAGGACAAGATCAGTCTGAATAATGTGACCTTCAGATACGATCCTGATGGTCCGGCAGTATTGAAGAACGTTAGTTTTGATATCGAGAAAGGCAAAACTATCGCTCTAGTAGGTTCTTCCGGTTCAGGTAAAACCACCGTGTCCAATTTGATTCCTCGATATTGGGATGTGACGGAAGGATCTATCCGCATAGATGGAATAGATATTCGTGATGCGAAGCTAGCGAGTGTGCGAGGTTTGATGGGAATTGTGAATCAGGAGTCAATTCTCTTTAATGATACCATTCGAAATAACATTGCATTGGGGAAAATGGATGCGACCGACGAAGAGGTTCGAAAGGCCGCCGAAGTAGCCAATGCACTGGAGTTTATCGAGAAAATGGAGAACGGCTTTGAGTCGAATATTGGTGAAGGCGGTGGAAAACTCAGTGGTGGTCAACGTCAGCGTATGAGCATTGCCAGAGCTGTATTGGAAGATCCGCCGATTTTGATCTTAGACGAAGCCACATCGGCACTCGATACCGAAAGTGAACGCGTGGTTCAAGATGCTCTCAACAAACTGATGACCAATCGAACATCGCTGATCATCGCTCACCGTTTGAGCACTATTCAGCACGCCGATGAAATATTGGTCATGCAAGATGGGGTTGTTGTTGAGCGAGGAACACATGATCAACTTTTGGCGGCGAATGGCGCCTATGCAAACTTGGTAAATATGCAGTCGTTTGCTTAG
- the mce gene encoding methylmalonyl-CoA epimerase → MGLDKIEHLGIAVKDLGASEKLFEALLGVAPYKREEVEREGVITSFFQTGPNKVELLEATNPDSPIAKYVEKKGEGLHHVAFAVNDIRAEMARLKSEGFQLLSEEPKEGADNKLVAFLHPKSTNGVLIELCQDRG, encoded by the coding sequence ATGGGACTAGATAAAATTGAACACTTAGGCATCGCGGTAAAAGACCTAGGTGCATCTGAAAAGTTGTTTGAAGCGCTATTAGGTGTGGCGCCCTACAAACGGGAGGAAGTAGAGCGAGAAGGAGTGATTACATCCTTTTTCCAAACGGGACCCAACAAAGTTGAATTATTGGAAGCCACCAATCCGGATTCTCCGATTGCGAAGTATGTAGAGAAGAAAGGCGAGGGTTTGCATCACGTTGCCTTTGCGGTGAATGATATTCGCGCTGAAATGGCCCGACTTAAGTCGGAGGGGTTTCAGTTGTTGAGTGAGGAACCAAAAGAAGGGGCCGACAATAAGTTAGTGGCCTTCTTGCATCCTAAATCCACCAATGGTGTACTTATAGAGCTTTGTCAAGATCGAGGATAG
- a CDS encoding HAD family hydrolase, translating into MDQPKALLLDFGGVIIPINPDYTKDAMISLGVKDSLPSVDFEDFETGKISADEFISKWPAATWTMKSDVVNAWNALLEPIPEETLAYLKRLKKDYKLYLVSNTNPIHIEAIQKQLGLFGWKQFCSLFEKMYFSYEIGERKPNAAFYEHVLKDAKLKAEDCLFVDDTPANIEAAEKLGIPSMFHDADEMSILDLDKAL; encoded by the coding sequence ATGGATCAACCAAAGGCTCTATTACTCGATTTCGGCGGAGTTATCATCCCCATCAATCCAGACTACACGAAGGATGCGATGATTTCACTAGGAGTAAAAGACTCCCTCCCTTCGGTAGATTTCGAGGACTTTGAAACGGGGAAAATATCTGCGGATGAATTTATTTCGAAGTGGCCTGCCGCAACATGGACCATGAAAAGTGATGTTGTAAATGCTTGGAATGCTCTACTTGAACCCATTCCAGAAGAAACCCTGGCCTACCTCAAACGATTAAAGAAAGACTACAAACTCTATTTGGTGAGCAACACCAACCCTATCCATATAGAGGCTATCCAAAAACAATTAGGTCTTTTTGGATGGAAGCAGTTCTGCTCGCTTTTCGAAAAGATGTACTTCAGCTATGAAATTGGCGAGCGCAAACCGAATGCTGCATTTTACGAGCACGTTTTGAAGGACGCAAAGCTGAAAGCCGAAGATTGTCTATTTGTAGATGACACCCCTGCCAATATCGAAGCTGCTGAAAAACTCGGAATCCCTTCTATGTTTCACGACGCCGATGAAATGTCTATCCTCGATCTTGACAAAGCTCTATAA